In Nocardia yunnanensis, one DNA window encodes the following:
- a CDS encoding HAD family hydrolase translates to MPIAAIVFDMDGVLIDTEPIWEEVRRAYVDELDGRWLPDTQDRFMGMSTAEWSEYTSRKLIDGRRTPDEVASDVIARMAARYAEQLPLMPDAVETVRSCAESYTLGLASSSPRRLIDVVLDHMGYLEAAARLGIEPDRCVAIEDSSNGLRAAHAAGMTVIAVPHSKYPPAPDALALAAFVAGDLSEITPARMSEFR, encoded by the coding sequence GCCGCGATCGTGTTCGACATGGACGGTGTGCTCATCGACACCGAACCCATCTGGGAGGAGGTCCGACGCGCCTACGTCGACGAACTGGACGGCCGCTGGCTGCCCGATACCCAGGACCGGTTCATGGGGATGAGCACCGCCGAATGGTCCGAATACACCAGCCGCAAGCTGATCGACGGCCGCCGCACGCCCGACGAGGTGGCCTCGGATGTCATCGCGCGCATGGCCGCCCGCTACGCCGAGCAGCTGCCGCTCATGCCGGACGCGGTCGAGACGGTCCGCAGTTGCGCCGAGTCCTACACCCTGGGGCTGGCCAGTTCGTCGCCGCGCCGGCTCATCGATGTAGTGCTCGACCACATGGGCTATCTCGAGGCCGCCGCCCGGCTGGGTATCGAGCCCGATCGCTGCGTGGCGATCGAGGACTCCAGCAACGGTTTGCGCGCGGCGCACGCGGCGGGCATGACGGTGATCGCGGTCCCGCATTCCAAGTACCCGCCCGCCCCCGACGCCCTCGCGCTGGCCGCGTTCGTCGCCGGCGACCTGAGCGAGATCACCCCGGCGCGGATGTCGGAATTCCGCTGA